From Pseudomonas sp. G.S.17, the proteins below share one genomic window:
- the gabT gene encoding 4-aminobutyrate--2-oxoglutarate transaminase, giving the protein MNSALTENQRLLALREQHIPRGIVTAHPVVAARAQGAELWDVDGKRYLDFVGGIGVLNVGHSHPLVVEAVRSQVGDISHASFQVVAYETYIEVAARLNAMIGGDEHYKSVLFTSGAEAVENAIKIARGYTNRTGVISFRGGFHGRTLLGVTLTGMSQPYKQNFGPFPAEIYHATYPNAYRGISSDDALAELDELFATDVAPDRVAAILIEPVQGDGGFLAAPKEFLQALRERCTRHGIVLILDEIQTGFGRTGTMFGFQHADIKPDLVTVAKSLAGGMPLSGVVGRAEMMDAPTPGGLGGTYGGNAVACAAALAVMKIFEEEDLLAKGEALGAQLHEGLLALQQRYPRIGNVRGLGFMQAIEMVADDARQSPDAALAQTVIDHARDAGLLVIKCGVHRNVVRFLAPLVTTPAQLAEALQMLDNALAAAGA; this is encoded by the coding sequence ATGAATTCTGCACTGACTGAAAACCAACGCCTGCTGGCCCTGCGCGAACAGCACATTCCACGCGGCATCGTCACCGCCCATCCGGTGGTCGCCGCGCGCGCCCAGGGTGCGGAACTGTGGGATGTGGACGGCAAGCGTTACCTGGATTTCGTCGGCGGCATCGGCGTGCTCAACGTCGGTCATAGCCATCCGCTCGTAGTAGAAGCAGTGCGCAGCCAGGTCGGGGATATCTCCCACGCCAGCTTCCAGGTGGTCGCCTACGAAACCTATATCGAAGTGGCCGCGCGCCTCAACGCCATGATCGGCGGCGACGAGCACTACAAAAGCGTGCTGTTCACCTCTGGCGCAGAGGCGGTCGAGAATGCGATCAAGATCGCCCGTGGCTACACCAATCGCACCGGGGTGATTTCCTTTCGCGGCGGCTTCCACGGCCGCACTTTGCTCGGCGTCACGCTGACCGGCATGAGCCAGCCGTACAAACAGAATTTCGGGCCCTTCCCCGCCGAGATCTATCACGCCACCTACCCCAACGCTTATCGCGGCATCAGCAGCGACGATGCCCTGGCGGAACTCGATGAACTGTTCGCCACCGACGTTGCGCCAGACCGCGTGGCAGCGATCCTCATCGAACCGGTGCAAGGCGACGGCGGCTTCCTTGCCGCGCCCAAGGAATTCCTCCAGGCCCTGCGCGAGCGCTGCACCCGACACGGCATCGTGTTGATCCTCGACGAAATCCAGACCGGTTTCGGTCGTACCGGCACCATGTTTGGCTTCCAGCATGCGGACATCAAACCCGACCTGGTGACGGTCGCGAAAAGCCTGGCTGGCGGCATGCCGTTGTCCGGCGTGGTCGGGCGTGCAGAAATGATGGACGCGCCCACTCCGGGCGGCCTGGGCGGTACCTATGGCGGTAACGCCGTGGCCTGCGCGGCGGCACTGGCAGTCATGAAGATTTTTGAAGAAGAAGACTTGCTGGCCAAAGGCGAAGCCCTCGGCGCGCAGCTGCACGAAGGCTTGCTGGCCTTGCAGCAACGCTATCCACGAATCGGCAACGTGCGCGGTCTGGGTTTCATGCAGGCTATCGAAATGGTCGCCGACGACGCCCGGCAAAGCCCGGACGCAGCGTTGGCGCAAACCGTCATCGACCATGCACGCGATGCCGGCCTGCTGGT
- a CDS encoding ABC transporter ATP-binding protein has product MNFTEGFESVSVNQVCKDYGSLKALNNVSLKVEAGEFMSLLGPSGSGKTTLLSILGGFIRVSSGSIYFGERDVTLMPPHKREIGVVFQNYALFPHMTVGENVAFPLRARGESASKSRDRVKQALATVELSGYEERSIAALSGGQRQRVALARAIVFEPKLILMDEPLSALDKQLRETMQIELRALHKRLGATMIYVTHDQREALTMSDRIAIMRGGQLVQVDTPRRLHDHPSDDFVASFIGESTLVPLQRSAGNGLTLGSTALRTTRPVPASGDLFLALQSEKLMLDSDAAGPEWNRLRGRISDIVFQGESLKVFVDLEGGPTVSLRQPSHHEGNLSLPPIGALMSMRLHPEDTIVVPRAVV; this is encoded by the coding sequence ATGAATTTCACTGAAGGTTTTGAATCGGTCAGCGTCAATCAGGTCTGCAAGGACTACGGCAGCCTCAAGGCCTTGAACAATGTCAGTCTCAAGGTCGAGGCTGGCGAGTTCATGTCGCTGCTCGGCCCGTCGGGCTCGGGCAAGACCACCTTGCTGAGCATTCTTGGCGGCTTCATTCGGGTCAGTTCCGGAAGTATTTATTTCGGTGAGCGCGACGTTACGCTGATGCCGCCGCACAAACGCGAAATCGGCGTGGTATTCCAGAACTACGCGCTGTTCCCGCACATGACCGTTGGCGAAAACGTCGCCTTCCCATTGCGCGCCCGGGGCGAAAGCGCCAGCAAAAGCCGCGACCGGGTCAAACAGGCATTGGCGACGGTAGAACTGTCGGGCTATGAAGAGCGCTCGATTGCCGCGCTGTCGGGTGGCCAGCGTCAGCGCGTGGCCCTGGCGCGGGCGATTGTCTTCGAACCCAAGCTGATCCTCATGGATGAGCCGCTTTCGGCGCTGGACAAACAGCTGCGTGAAACCATGCAGATCGAACTGCGCGCCCTGCACAAACGCCTGGGCGCGACCATGATCTACGTGACCCACGATCAGCGCGAAGCCCTGACCATGAGTGACCGCATCGCGATCATGCGCGGCGGCCAGCTGGTGCAGGTCGATACCCCGCGCCGCCTGCACGATCATCCCAGCGATGATTTCGTCGCCAGCTTCATTGGCGAAAGCACCCTCGTGCCGCTGCAACGCAGCGCCGGCAACGGCCTGACGCTGGGCAGCACAGCCCTGCGCACCACGCGTCCAGTCCCGGCATCGGGCGACCTGTTTCTGGCGTTGCAATCGGAGAAACTCATGCTCGACAGCGACGCTGCCGGACCGGAGTGGAATCGCCTGCGCGGACGGATTTCCGACATCGTGTTCCAGGGCGAAAGCCTCAAGGTGTTCGTCGATCTGGAAGGCGGCCCGACCGTCAGCCTGCGCCAGCCCAGCCACCACGAAGGCAACCTCAGCCTGCCGCCGATTGGTGCGCTGATGTCCATGCGTCTGCACCCGGAAGACACCATCGTGGTGCCGAGGGCGGTGGTTTAG